GAGCACTGGCTGTGCTCTACAAGTTATGCTAGCCAGCAGGTTTAGGCTGGGCCCAGGGTGGGTATTGTGCCTTCTTGGGTTCTGCCATGCCTGGAGCATGACCTCCCGAGATTGTAATACCACTTGTTCCTTTTTACCTCTGCTTTGGACCTTTTGGTTTTTGAAAAACATTGACAAATTCGATTAAATGCTTTTGGAATAAAATGGAGTATGTACGTGCTTTTGGTGTGTTTTTGGTGTGCCTTTGATAACTGCCCTCTGTTCCCTGGCCCCTCTCTTCTACCTGTGTGGAGCTCTGTGGAGGCCAACCCCCTCCAGGATCCTGGACACCTATCTTCATCAGCACAACTGCCTTCCCAGATCTCCTCTCTTGATCTCTGAGGCAAGGGTCCTGTGCCGCTGGGCTATTATTGTCTCCCGCGTACCTCGATCCTTTGACAATCTGTGTACTGGAGGCGGGGCCGCCTGCTGGCCTTCAAGTCCCGCCCCCGGCTGTCATCCAATCACAGTCCCTCCTTCCGGGGGTTGGGCTGAAGGGCTGCACTCCAAGCTGCTAGCTCTTGACACTAGGTTCCTAGCCCGGAATCAtgcgctgctgctgctgctgccgccgccgccgccgcctcctccacCGCCAGCAACCACCCCGTGCGCTGgggctgttgctgctgctgctattacCACCACTTGGTGAGTGCAGGTGTACTGGACCGGCCTGGGCTGCACACACCATCTCACCAGACTGGGTTTAGGGTGTGTGGGAGCTAGGGCACAGCCTTTCTGAGTGCTAGGAGCCAGGGTGGTAAGTAGGCGCCAGGCTCCAGGGAGGGGATGTGTACTAGTGGCTTCAGTACCAAAAGTAAGGGTTGTGAACTGAGCCCTAGTTGTGGGGGAAAGACCCAAAATTTCGTAGCCCCCATTCTGGTAAAGGGATACATGGCCTTTGGGGGAATTCCTAGGCCAGCCTTGGGATCCCTGAGGTCCTCTGTTAGGGTCTGGCCTGGATCCTGACCCTCTCTATCCTGCACTACCCATCCAAAAATACTTGTCTTTGGGAATAGGGTGGGAAGGTCAAGAAAAGCTTGTCTAGGCTGCAGAGAAACTGGATGGTGTGGGAGAAGGTCTGTGTGGCTCCGGACTGTGCCCCCCCTTCACCATGTCCTGACTCCTTTACTTGGACCATCATTACCTGACTTGAGGCTGAAGAAGCTCAGAGGAAGAGCCGACCCCTGGGACGCAAGCACATTTACTCTGCCTCCCCTGCTTCCCCCGCATGTATCCTGCCTGGTCCTCTCTAGAAGGGAGCCAAAGCAGATGATCCCCAGATATGCCCCACATTTCCCTAGGGCACCCCTTTCACGCTGAGTCACGTCCCCAGAACATACCAAGGTAAACAAGcccctgggggttggggggggctgGCTCATCCTATCAACCATTTTCCACCCCACCGCCAGTCCTTGTATCTCCCTTGGCAGCAGCAGCTGAGGGCCCAGGCCACTGTGACACCATATACCAGGGCTTCGCTGAGTGTCTCATCCGCTTAGGGGACAGCATGGGCCATGGAGGCGAGCTGGAGACTGTCTGCAGGTACCAGGGCAGCAGCCTGACTCCCACCAACCTCAGTGACCTCATCCCAAAGCCTCCTTGCCCTCCTAATTCCCCTCACCCCTTAACAGGTCTTGGAATGATTTTCACACCTGTGCCTCGCGAGTCCTGTTGGGCTGCCCGGAGGAGGCAGCTGCCGTGTGGGAGTCTCTACAGCAAGAAGCTCGCCGGGCCCCTCACCGGGATAACTTGCACACACTATGTGGTGCCCCTGTGCACGTCCGGGAGCATGGTGCAGGCCCTGAGACCAACCAGGAGACACTGCGGGCGATagcacctgcccccaccctggccctCACGCCCCCGCTGCTAGTGGCCACTGTTCTGGTGCTCGCTTGCCTCCTGGGGCCTCTGGCCTAGCCATTGGGGTCGGATAGCAGCGCCCTTGCTGCCACCCCTGCTCTGGTGGCTGCCCTCAAGGCTCTGCAGAGTGCACTCAGCTTTCATTAAAGGTATTTATATTTGTAGTAatctacttcctttcttctggctACACTTGGCTGTGGTTGAGGCCTCCCGAAGCTGATCCCCAAGATGGTTTGGGCGGGGCGAAGGCTGCCACAGGGGACTCAAGCTTAATCCTTACAAACAGTCATTTCCCAGGGGCAGTTTAGAGCTTTCCGTTCCATGCAGGTGCCAAGAGCTCTGGGGGTTCGTCCTCCCAGGTCGGCATTCCTAGCCCTGCCTGGCCCCTAGGGGCCCTGTGAGGTGGTAGAGTGTCCTGCCCTACCCCCAGTGCGTACCCCTACTCCCCAGGTTCATTCCTGCCTCCATGCTCCTGACCATCTCACCTCCTCCTCTGCTGAACTACTACCTAGCCTTTAAGACAGCTCAGACTAAGTGTTTGTCTTCTCCCTATCTGGGGTCCTGGTATCATCAGAGAAGCCTGTTCCAGAAGGTGGGGGGGGGACCTGTTGGAGTCTACATTTAGGTCCCCAAAGTGACCTGGAGCTACAGAGACTGGGGTCACAATGAGGGTTCCCCTGACCTCTGTTCTCCACAAACTTGTACTTTGAGAAGAGGTGTGCAGCATGAAGTCAAAACAATCC
The DNA window shown above is from Rhinolophus ferrumequinum isolate MPI-CBG mRhiFer1 chromosome 15, mRhiFer1_v1.p, whole genome shotgun sequence and carries:
- the NRN1L gene encoding neuritin-like protein: MRCCCCCRRRRRLLHRQQPPRALGLLLLLLLPPLVLVSPLAAAAEGPGHCDTIYQGFAECLIRLGDSMGHGGELETVCRSWNDFHTCASRVLLGCPEEAAAVWESLQQEARRAPHRDNLHTLCGAPVHVREHGAGPETNQETLRAIAPAPTLALTPPLLVATVLVLACLLGPLA